The genomic segment atccaGTGGATCGAAATAGGACTAGAGGGGATAAAACTGTTACTCTTCAAAGATGATATgtttatatatctggaaaaccccagggaatcaactacaaaactcctgtaAGTggttaaggaatacagcaacatctcatgATACAAaataacactcacaaatctgtagcctttatatataccaacaatagtcaaggggaaaagtaatcaaggactctattcatttTACAATAGttccaaagaatatgaaatatcttGGAGTGTATCCAaataagaatgtgaaagatctctataaagagaactatgaaactctgagaaaagaaatagctgaagatgttaacaaatggaaaaatataccatgcttatggctgggaagaatcaacattgttaaaatatctatactacctaaagcaatttatagatttaatgtgatccctattaaagcacctttgtcatactttaaagacttagaaaaattgggcggcgcctgtggctcagtgagtagggcgccggccccatacgccaagggtggcgggttcaagcccagccccggccaaactgcaataaaaaaatagctgggtgttgtggcgggtgcctgtagtcccagctgctcaggaggctgaggcaagagaatcgcgtaagccaaagagttagaggttgctgtgagccgtgtgacgccaccgcatcCTACCCAAGggccgtgagactctgtctctacaaaaaaaaaaaacaaaaagacttagaaaaattagtacttcattttatatggaaacaaaaaaacttgaatagccaagacattactcagaaataaaaacaaattagaataAGTCACGCTTATagatttcagactatactataaattaaaaGGGATCAAAaaattgtactggcacaaaaacaaagaggtagatatatgaaacagaattgaagaccaagaggtgaaccaggaaacttatcattatttgatctttgataagcctattaaaaatataaactgggggaaagattccctattcaacaaatggttctgggtgaattAGCTGgagacctatagaagactgaaactgaacccacaccttacTCCTCTAACAAAAAAATTGACTATCACTGGTTAAAggaattaaacttaagacatgaagctataaaaattctTACGGAAAGTGCAggagaaatacttgaaaaaattggcctgggtgaatactttatgagtaggacacccagggcaattgaagcaacatcaaaaatacattacagggatctgatcaaattaaaaagcttctacactgcCAAGatcacactaagtaaagcaagtagaaagacctcagaatgggagaggatttttgcaatatatttctgacaaaggtttaatattagaatccacagagaattcaaagttatgactaagaaaaaaacaagtgattgtATTTCATTgtgggtaaaagacatgaatagaggcttctctgaagaagacatatgtatggtctacagacacatgaaaaaatgctcatcatctttaatcatgagagaaatgcaaaccaaaaccccTCTGAAATAATATCTAATATCCAGAAATTGTAGCCCTTATTGCAAACCCcctaaactacagatgttggtgtggatgtggagaaaagcgaacacttctgcactgctggtgggaatccaagCTAGtaggttccttttggaaggaagtttgcagaacactcagggatctaaacgtagacctgccgtttgatcctgcaattccttttctAGGTGTATATACGAAGGACCAAAAATTATTTGGCaatgaagatatttgcaccagattgttcattgcagctcaattcataattgccaagtcatagaagaagcccaagtgcccattaacccatgaatggcttaataaattgtggtatatgtataccatggaatactatgcagcgtttaaaaaatggagactttacctcttttatgtttacatggatggaaaatattcttcttagtaaagtatctcaggaatggaaaaagaaatatcaaatgtactcagtactattgtgaaaccaatttataatcactcacacttgcatataaaagataaaacacaactatagcctaggatgaaggagggaagaggagggagaagaaaacagAGTGGGGGTGGGTTAACAGAGGGAGGGTTAGTTATGCtctacacctatggagcatattgcaagtacaagttggatctatcaggtgtagaacacaaatgtcttaatgctgtaattgggtaaatgaggtgaaggctatgctgATTAAtggatataagcactccaatttgtacaattAATCAACACAGTGattcccataatggcataaatgtattcatgatctatgtacaaatgacttaataaaaaaataagaacaatgcacaaaataatatgtttattatggatacatatatttataaaaaaatagcataaaatgaCAAGCACCAATTCATGACTTATCTTATTTCTTGACCTGGAGGCAACATGATTTTAACTTTCCTCTAatgtcttatttctttaaaaatctgaagCAAATGTTAGTATCTTTGGGGGGTAGTTGGTGAGTAGGTATAATAATCATACTAGTTCATATTATATCCATTCTGCTTAAAATTTATAATTGGATAACATTTTTAAGATTCTAATAATTTTGTCCCAACAAAATaaggaatatatacatatatatttatatatcaagcTTTAAAACACTAcctctttaaattttataaaatataagatttaaaaagtaataatgcaAAGAAGGATAAAAATTACATACCATAGCAATACCGGCATCATAGTTATTATTGCATATCATGCCAGGAAATGTTGCTCCCACATATTTAGGATGTTTCCTGTAACTACACCATTATAGTATTGTCTTTTTATATCAAATAATCATGCAGAACTATTTAAAAGTTTACAAAATTAAatctcataaaattaaaaaagactttttaaacaCATAAATTTCCAAAATAGATGATATCTAGTAAATTACACAAATGCTCAAATCTTAAAAgttgtaatttattttaacaccaatatttttttcttgcctaactCATAGATTTGATATGACTCTATTATATTAAAATCAATTTAGGTTGGATATtaaaagctaaaaagaaaataatttttaagttgtAAGTATAGCAACCTTACTTGTCTCAAAGCTAATATTTAAATTAAGTGAAATGTTATCAAAATATTACCAAATCATCTTAgtcaaaaaataaacatgaaatgtaACATCATATAATGGATAATTGTAATTGAATAGTGCTGAGTTTTTACATCATTAAAAAGCTTATGGTTATATGTATTCTGTAGTAAAATCAATACCATAAAAGATCATTAAATGCATATTTTTCCCACAATAATTGTACTCCAAAATATACCGATATTGATATAAAActattgccattattattatattcCCAACTACATTGTCCTCTCCATgtcaaaatctgtatttttaaaacattttcaaggaGGCCTAAAAAAAGTTGAAGAACATAATAAATGCATTAAATAAACAATTTACTATCACTAATTGTGCATGCTTAACTCTTTAGTAATGTATAATGTTGTGCTTACATTAGCAAGTATGCTATGTCATGGGGCCGTAGGATAAGGTAGTTTCGTTTCCATGCCAAAAATCTTTGTAATATATCTTCAGCTTCTCCCATGGTGGAAATTTGGTTTTTATCTGACCACAATTCCAAGGAGGATAGTATAACAGTCAATTTGAACTGGGTAAAcatctaaaaataatatttatgtcatatttttaagtaatataaTGTTTTAATTGCTAAATTAATAACAGGTgcttgtcacaatgcctggctatttctagagacagggtcttgctcttgctcaggctggtctagagctcctgagctgaagaaatccacccatcttggcttgccagaatgctaagattacaggtatgtgccactatgcccagcctcaaactacttttcattaaattagaaatagaaaaaagtaaaaacttacaGTGTTGACAAGCCCAATAACCTGTACAATTTTCTGGGTAACAGCCATCATTTCAGATCCCATATAgtcatactgaaaaaaaaaaattatgttttttaaaagatacaaataaatgaatttttaaatggtGAATATATCTTGGTGATACTAGGCAGAAATCATATGGTTTCTCAAACAAATTAAAGGATACTGCTATGTGTATAcgattataatttttataacaaaataaacaacaaaagaaaaaagcatacaaGGACACTCAAAAAAATCCTCTCATTTAATGAAACTCTCAAgtacaaaaaattgaaatcattaacaagtaataaaataaatatatacatatttctctttattataaAGGGTTTTATTGAGCTATATACACATAAGATAGAATTAAGGTCAAAAACTTTCTCTTGGGACAGCTGCAATACATTATGATAAAGtggtaaaatcaacagaaatatatttaattatattcatacacatacacatagaaAGTTAATATAGAAGCAGTGAACTGGAATAACAccatacagaaaaataatactcCTGTGCTGGGTAAACTagctggtgacctatagaagactaaTATGgatcctcacctttcaccattaacaaaaattgattctcactggataaaagatttaaacttaagacatgaaactaaaaatattagaagagagtgcaggaaaaacacttgaagaaatcagcctgggagagtACTTTATGACAAGGAcccctgggtaattgaagcaataccaaaaatacattactgggatctgatcaaaccaaaaagcttttgcacagccaaaagcacaataagtaaagcaaatagacaaccttcagattgggagaaaattTCTGCAGGTTATGTTTTTGACAAAGGTCTGTTagctagaatccacagagaactcaaactaatcagtaagaaaagaacaaataaccacATTTCTATGTGGGCGAGAGacgtgaacagaagcttctctgaataTGACAGGCACATGACTTACAAGgatgaaagaatgctcatcatctttaatcatctgagaaatgcaaatcaaaaccacttcgagatatcatttaactccagtaatattagcccacatcacaaaaatccccaaactacagatattggtgtggatgtggagagaagggaacacttctgcactgctggtaggaatgccagctaatatgttccttctggaaagaagtttggagaacacttagagaactaaaagtagacctgctcttcaatcctttaattcttatactaggtatatactcaaatgatccaaaatcattttacaacaaagacatttgcaccagaatgttcattgcagcccaattcataattgccaagacatggaaacagccaaggtgcctattgacccatgaatggatcaacaaattgtggtatatttacaccatggaatactatgaagccataaaaaatggagacttcacatcttttatgtttacctggatgaagctggaacatattcttttcagaaaagtatctcaagaatggaaaaaatatatatccaatgtcctcaatactattatgaaatcaatatataagcacTTACACATTCAtccgaatggtaaaacataactgtggtccatccagaaagtagaaaggaagagaagagagagggaaaggaatggAGAGGTGGGACAAGGGAGGattttggtgggacctcacctaatgtgcatgatgtaatggtacatttcaaaacttttaagaaaataatataattgtgatgggtgtgttaataagttcaatgtaagtatttcacattgtatattaaattagtacactgaaccccataaatacatcaatgtacacagttataatttaataaaaataaatagtatattaGGTCATAAATTTTTAACAAGTTTAAGAAGATCAAAATCATACCAAATATTTCCTCCAGtcacaatgaaataaaagtagaaatcggTGGcacagagaaaatgggaaaacatataaatatgtgaaaaacaaAAGAGATACCCTGAACATCCACTCTGTAAGAAAGCATCTAAAATGATTTTAGAAAGTATTtctttgtgaactaaaataaaaacacaatacaaCAAAATTTATGGGGTAGTCTAAGAAGGAATTTTGCAGAGATAAAGGATTCCATTACTGCAGGCAGAATGGGAATTGAAGACCCcaattcttggcaaaggaaaataTCCccagaaaaaaaggggaaaataataaaGTCAGCTGAGTgaggcagaacaaagaaaagtcagctagtttgctgcctttaaaccagccactgctaaatttcttatctgatcAAGTTTCCTGTTTTTTCCTAGAACTCCGGCCTATTgaggatacagcttacaaacatctCTGCTAGGTCTGTAAGcacactgaagaaaataatggccacagaagatgctggGACAAGGCCTGGCAAGATGCATTAACTAGGACATTTCCTGCCCAgttaacagtcaaagcaaatacccattgtggagatttgtgtttgtctggggcagagatcaagggaacagctctagccctgaaatatgggttgGAGGGCTTTATATCCTCTATTGCAGAGGAAGATCACTATGTGgtagtgatgagaggaaaattccccTCTCCCacagattcttcagaggagattgatgccagtggcattttattCCACAATGGGATTAAAACCCCCTaaaaatctgtgtgtgtatgtgtgtgtgtgtgagagagagagagagagagagagacctcagaCAGGAGGCTGTCCCCatacaaggctcaggttccagatttctcaggACTGCTCAGATCCTTAAGATTAATGATTACAGAAATAATAGGAGTTTATATGCtttctcagagaaactgctggtgtctatgttcccttcctcagcttaccctttgggctaatgagcaaatagccttcaatgaAAGATGAGTGGAAATGACACTGGGTGGAAATGGCCCCCTgggttcccacctttgaaaattctattatgtgtgtcttttttcattctttctcattgtttataactttatatttcttcagtcggttGTTACCATAAGTCTTCATGAACCCTACCCCCAGAGTGGGACCCCTGCATATTACAATGGAAGAAAGATTTCAAATGAACAACCTTCAACTTTATACATCAAGAAAGCCAAACATAAcagaaggataaaaataaaaagatcagaagagaaataaatcacatagaaattgaaaaaaactatttaaaaaaacaaaaacgataCTAAGAGAGTTTTTTAAAGCCACACAATGTTGACAAATCTTAgctagaaaataaaaggaagaaattaaagaaccaAATAggtaaaaatcagaaatgaaagaggagacatCAAAATGGAtgccatagaaataaaaataatccttagaaataaaaagaatctttAGGTACTATTTTCAACAATTATAAGGCAATATCTTTAATAATCTTGAAAAACGTTAAGTTCTAAAATGAGgcagaaagaaatcaaataactTGACCCAGGTTACAAGGCGTCAAGGGGCAATACTACTTTTATGTTAAGAGAAAAGAACAGTATAGAATTTAATCCATAAAATGTGTGGGCAGGGGGGTATAAGGTTCTTAGTACCTTTCCCTCTTTTCatttcatgcaaaaaaaaaaaaaaaaaaagaaaagaaaagaaaggaaaggctaTATATATTCTCAAGACAGGATGGCAGTCATGAGCCACACTCAACCAATCCTGTGTAGAGAGGCCAGTACCCAATTAGTGTGTGGGCAGCTGCTAATTTGAACTGTACTGGCTTTATAATTTATATCTAATTTGAATATTTTGCTTTATAACTTTACAAGAGCTTTAAGAAGAAGGCGGTTCTATCTAGTTCTACATtcatgcatattttaaaacattaaaataaacaatttaaatcagcaaaaaaaaatcaagagaccTCTCTttaaccaaagaaagaaagaaaaagaaagaaaaaaagttaagctCTAggaaacatacaacctaccaaaacTGAATCAAGAAGCAAATACAAATAGAAAGCCTGAATAGATTATTACAATTAAAGAGACTAAAACAGCAGTAGAATTAAAGACCACCCCCTCCCAAGAAAAAAGCCTTGCAACAAATAAAAGCTTAGGATAAATTTTACCAAAATTGAGTCAAGAACTAACAACAAATCTTGTTAAACTCTTCCCAAAACTAAAGCAGAGGGAACACTTCCAGGTTCCTCCTAATATTAAGAGGCCAATACCATCCTGATACCAAAGTCAGACAAACACACTACCAAAAAAAGTGAGCTATAGGCTGTCAGGGGGCTATGAATACTCCTGCTCTGGTTCAGGCTTTCCTTGCTAGTGGTTCCCAGAAACTGAAAGTGCTTTGACTCAGCCAGCACAAAACcacaaagcaagcaagcaagctaGCTAGCTAATAGCACAGTTATTCTTCTaagatttatttataaaagtgaaaGAGGGAACTGGCAGATACTGCTTTAGAGTACTGTTGGCATTACAGCAGCATTGCCTAACTGAGTTAGGAAGTCTCAAAACAGGGTTTCTAATTGTCTTGATCAAAACAGGATGAAGGCAGGGCAACTTCTCATTGGTTAACCCAAGACTGTTGGGGAACACCGCCCCTTCCGTGAATATTTCTCCCTTGTTTAGCCTATAATTAAGCCATTGCTTAAATAGAAGAGCAGCAGAAACCAGGGGCTAGTTCTCTTATGTAAGGAGAAATTGCCTCTACTCTGTCTATGGAGCAGACTTTCTAATTTTCTACAGTTTGTGAATAAATCTCTCTTTCACTTTATACTGTTAGCTTGCTCCTGAATTCTTTCTTGCATGAAGCCAAGACCTACTTGGACTTCAAGTGGCTCCCAGCATCAAAAGGGTACGATGCCTACTCTCAATTctatttaatacaatattggaAGTCCCAACCAGAGCAAttagacaacaaaaataaacatcatccaaatttaaaagaacagaattaTCCTTCTTTGCAGGAGAAAACCATAAAGatatcattaaaacaaaaaacaactattgcagcttataaataaattcagtaaattttcaGGAtgcaaaagcaatatacaaaaattagttgCATTTCTTTACATCAGTAATGATCTCTCTAAAATAGTAtatttgcaatagcataaaaagtataaaatatttaggtataaattaatatatttcaaaaaggaaaacatattttagGATCCATaaacaaaaccaataaaaatgTTACTATCAcagaagtgaaattttatttagggataaaggtttaaaaaaatggtacttgagaaagagggatggaggaggagggtggggccttggtgtgtgtcacactttatgggggcaagacatgattgcaagaggaactttacctaacaattgcaatcagtgtaacctggcttattgtaccctcaatgaatccccaacaataaaaaaaaaaaaaaatggtacttgAACAAAAAGCACTAAATCAGTTGAAAACTTtgcagaaaattgaaaataacaagCCCCTATGCTTTATAagataaggtaaaaaaaaaatcttgtatgtccaaaaaatatatatatatatatgaccagAAAAGCTGGTGCACATTAAAGAGAGGTTCAGGCTCTATTTAGTAAATAGAGATACACCAGGCTGAGCTGGGGCAGGGCAAACTGATAGATTATTCTAGGTTTGTTTGGGCTTTTACTTATTAATAGGTtgcaaaatgttatttatttatttttttattatttcattatatcaTCACTATCTCTGTGTACACACTTACATATGCAATTACAGATCTATGTAATAcactgaaaatatctttatttacaaatattaaaaatttacatcTTTCAAATTAAGACAAAACTTTCATTAACTTATAAAAAGATAGAGTCAAGAAGGGAAGACAaataggaaggaagaggagaggagaaggaaggaaggaagggaggaggagaatgACATCAAGaagaaggaaatggaaggaaggaaagaaggaaagagggagagaaggagaatgGGAAGGATAAAGGATGAGAGGGTGGGAAGGAAACAGGAAGGCTGAAAGGAATGTTTTACTTACCAAAGCCTTTTCCACTATAATATGCACTTCTAGATACTGTGTTAATAGTTTTGAGAACATTTCTTTCtggaagaacaaaacaaaaacaacaggaGACTTGTCAAATGTGCTGAATttgttgagaaaaaaaatgacatgtaaagaaggcaaaataaaatgATCATGAGGATTTaagtacaaaaattaatttaaaagcagaaaatttcACTTAGAAACATATTCCAGGCTTAAAATTTTTCTAACAAGTCTCGCAAAATAATGTAGAGGTCTAAGTAATCTCTGTTACACTGAATGAGAAAGAAAGtgaatataaacatatacatgcTGTTGTCTTCATCTGATGACAAATCTATTTTACCATTCACACTTGAGAATACTTCGCTGTCTTCTGAAAGACTGTGGTACATAACACCACTGTGGCTCACTGGAAATCATCTCTTTATTCAGGGGAAAAATATAGGAAATGTTTGAGAACTTATAGTCTACATAGAAATTCATGTAAATAGTGTGCTTTGCCTATTAACCATGTTGGGTAGATAGAAAAGAGTAGAatgtaaaagagaagaaataattcaTTATCTCTGGAGTACAAAACTTGTGTCTCATTTGATGTGGTATAAAAATTCTTGATTTTGCCAAGACAGGTACTCATAAATCATCAAATCATTATATCATCGCTCAGCACTTTATTGGGGATTTTTACATGAGTAATATGTCTGTCACACTGAAGGACTTTTTCACATATGGAAATTCCAGAGAAACTAAAATATCATGCTTGGTTCAAGCAATATTGGCCACCAAATGCAACAGTAAAGAGAGTGCAATGATTGACTCTGTCACAGACCAATGCttaaagaagcaaacaaacaaaaatgaacttaATGAATAGAGGCTCTGCTTAAATAAGTTTGTTTCTATTTCCACTAGGAAGTAAAAAATGCCTATTTCCCCTCTATTAATTGCTGTCATATCCATACATCTGTCTATAACCTACCTATATCTGTGTACACACTTATATATGTAGTTTTTTAGGAAAGGAAACTTTCATAACTCTTAAAATCCTAAAATAAGTAAGCTTGGCTTTTTTAtagactaaaataattttatagactaaaataattaaacttatataaatattgaaattttatatttaacaacTAAAATGCTTTATTACTTTGGCATATCTAATATACttctcaaaatttattttcaaaactagaatattttttctaaaaccaATGTAAATAGTACACAAAGCTAAAACTATAActgtttaagaaaaagaatattaaaaatggtGTTTTTGATAAATTCCTATGTACTTCATTTTTGTAACTGTATCTCCTTCTCATGCTGTATTTCTGCTATTTTTAGAACAATGTATTTATAATAgcatcttaattttttcattacaTTGCCTATGAATTTTGtacaaaattacattttatggTTAATACATTTGAAATTGTTGAACACTTTCAATTGATTATTTCCTGAATACTGTGGATTTTAATTAGGTGATGACACCACTGCTAAATTCAGAGCAAGTGctgtttgaaaaatattcataattctaGATGGAGGATAATCATAATTCTAGCtacatttaataaaaactaaaactattttAGGCAAAATAGAGTTTtattaatacagtagaacttcaTTCAAAGTAacttatttaatacatttttcttttatttatttacttttatttttttctcctaacaatttttgtattaaatcataactgtgtacattaatttccAGATCCATTTGTCAATACTTTTCTCCTACATGTGatccttttgctatttttttattcttgagacagtctctcacctGTGTccactgggctagagtgcagtaacaTCATTATatctcatggtaacctcaaactcgtgggctcatgggatcctcctgcctcagcctcccgagtagttgggactcctGGGGTGAATCACTATGTCTGGGTaatgttgtgtgtgtttgtgtgtgtgtgtgtggagatgggattcttgctcttgctcaaactccttgcctcaaatagtcctcctgcttcagtctcccaaagtgctaaaattacaagtgtgagccagcGTGCCATGCCTCTCTAATGTTAAGCAGTTAAGTTAAAAACTATGTCTTATGgatattgatattttttctttgtattcagaattgttttcaaaattaatttctgcATTTATTTGTCTTGCTGTgcctatattaaaatataagcaaatgtggataagctatgtttttttttccattcttatgatacttcatcTAGAATATTGGACTTTTTAAGGAAAGCCATTCTTCCTGGGATAACATGACATCtcattgtaagaggaactttacctaacaaatgcaatcagtgtaacctggtttcctgtaccctcaacaaatccccaaaataaaaataaaaaaagtttaccccctaagaactggaacaaaacagagaTGCCCAAtatcaccacttttattcaacacagtgctatAAGTAACAGTCAgaataatcaggcaagagataGAAATTAAGGGTATCTGATTAGGAAACATGAGGTCAAACTACCATGTTTGCAAgacaatatgattttatatctagaaaaccccaaagactccacaaAGAATCTCCTGGAATCAATACATTCAGCAGAGTCCCAAGTGACATACTTAGTGTACCTATACTATGGTAATTATAGACATAATTCAGTAGTACTCCTATGCACCAATAAAACTCAAGCTGTGAATTAAATGAAAGAGTTAGTAATAT from the Nycticebus coucang isolate mNycCou1 chromosome 24, mNycCou1.pri, whole genome shotgun sequence genome contains:
- the LOC128576467 gene encoding disintegrin and metalloproteinase domain-containing protein 18-like encodes the protein MFSKLLTQYLEVHIIVEKALYDYMGSEMMAVTQKIVQVIGLVNTMFTQFKLTVILSSLELWSDKNQISTMGEAEDILQRFLAWKRNYLILRPHDIAYLLIYRKHPKYVGATFPGMICNNNYDAGIAMVCNFYPSLHYYFLNLIFYKI